One window of the Melanotaenia boesemani isolate fMelBoe1 chromosome 14, fMelBoe1.pri, whole genome shotgun sequence genome contains the following:
- the LOC121653201 gene encoding mast cell protease 1A-like — protein sequence MYGLRAFLLFYVLTCVGQTVHGGKIIHGQKAPKNSLQYMVSVQDDEGHVCGGFLITPDFVMTAAHCGEIKLTHVILGTHNIKRNNYVKREIEMTYMHPKYNPKKIKCDIMLLKLAVEADLNERVHTIPIPKFKKKALVNQTCSVAGWGKINPWNSGVSVLRVVNVSVIDPEFCKKEWEVLPPNVICAGGSGTYKGTCNGDSGGPLVCNGMAVGIVSFGSSSDCIYPDLPNVYTDISRYVVWINKILKDNY from the exons ATGTACGGCCTGCGTGCTTTTCTGCTCTTCTATGTTCTGACATGTGTTGGACAAACAG TGCATGGGGGTAAAATTATCCATGGCCAAAAAGCCCCAAAGAACTCACTGCAGTACATGGTCTCTGTGCAAGACGACGAGGGCCATGTTTGTGGAGGATTTCTCATCACTCCGGACTTTGTGATGACTGCTGCACACTGTGGTGAAAT TAAACTTACACACGTTATCCTGGGAACCCACAATATCAAGAGGAACAATTATGTAAAAAGAGAGATTGAAATGACTTACATGCATCCTAAATACAACCCGAAAAAAATTAAGTGTGACATCATGCTCCTTAAG TTAGCTGTTGAAGCTGACTTAAATGAAAGAGTCCACACAATTCCAATtccaaagtttaaaaaaaaagcactggtAAATCAAACATGCTCTGTGGCTGGATGGGGAAAGATTAACCCCTGGAATTCAGGGGTCAGTGTGCTGAGAGTGGTGAACGTGTCGGTCATTGATCCAGAATTCTGTAAGAAGGAATGGGAAGTTCTTCCTCCCAATGTGATCTGTGCAGGTGGAAGTGGCACATACAAAGGAACCTGTAAT GGTGACTCTGGTGGTCCTCTGGTGTGCAATGGGATGGCTGTCGGCATTGTTTCTTTTGGTAGCAGTTCCGACTGCATCTACCCAGATCTGCCGAATGTCTACACGGATATCTCAAGATACGTTGTCTGGATCAACAAGATTCTGAAggataattattaa